The following are from one region of the Coccinella septempunctata chromosome 7, icCocSept1.1, whole genome shotgun sequence genome:
- the LOC123316430 gene encoding branchpoint-bridging protein-like isoform X1 has protein sequence MWMKRYSMGRPLTFREPTPPSGPPSPESNGSTLSLSADWEVPQERKRDAGTSTEPPATRTVGTGGYHVYLGLGPRSCWRCGNEGHRREHCGGERVKFCSRCGCVGVLSRDCCARTTDRDRRPPLTTVSQRGTPSRSGPSGSRAEAVLPDLRLRPATPTPAPTPAPTPVPTPVPTPAPTPEPTPAQTHIPVPSKPSPPTPLPTPPKKKVKVD, from the exons ATGTG gatgaaaCGTTACTCGATGGGCCGACCGTTAACCTTTAGGGAACCGACCCCACCGTCCGGACCGCCTTCTCCAGAAAGTAATGGGTCGACGCTCAGCCTGTCGGCAGACTGGGAGGTGCCGCAGGAAAGAAAAAGGGACGCCGGGACCAGCACAGAACCGCCAGCCACCAGGACCGTGGGTACCGGTGGATATCATGTCTACCTGGGGTTGGGCCCCCGAAGCTGTTGGCGGTGTGGCAACGAAGGCCACCGACGAGAACACTGCGGAGGGGAGCGGGTGAAATTTTGTTCTAGGTGTGGCTGCGTGGGTGTGCTATCACGGGATTGCTGTGCCCGAACCACCGACCGTGACAGAAGACCGCCCTTAACCACCGTCAGCCAGCGAGGAACCCCGAGCCGGAGCGGACCCTCAGGAAGCAGGGCAGAGGCCGTACTCCCGGATCTCCGGTTGAGGCCCGCCACACCGACGCCTGCACCGACGCCGGCACCGACGCCTGTACCGACGCCTGTACCGACGCCTGCACCGACGCCTGAACCGACGCCTGCACAGACGCACATACCGGTACCGTccaaaccgtcgccgcccacaccgTTGCCGACCCCACCGAAAAAGAAGGTGAAAGTGGATTGA
- the LOC123316430 gene encoding branchpoint-bridging protein-like isoform X2 produces the protein MKRYSMGRPLTFREPTPPSGPPSPESNGSTLSLSADWEVPQERKRDAGTSTEPPATRTVGTGGYHVYLGLGPRSCWRCGNEGHRREHCGGERVKFCSRCGCVGVLSRDCCARTTDRDRRPPLTTVSQRGTPSRSGPSGSRAEAVLPDLRLRPATPTPAPTPAPTPVPTPVPTPAPTPEPTPAQTHIPVPSKPSPPTPLPTPPKKKVKVD, from the coding sequence atgaaaCGTTACTCGATGGGCCGACCGTTAACCTTTAGGGAACCGACCCCACCGTCCGGACCGCCTTCTCCAGAAAGTAATGGGTCGACGCTCAGCCTGTCGGCAGACTGGGAGGTGCCGCAGGAAAGAAAAAGGGACGCCGGGACCAGCACAGAACCGCCAGCCACCAGGACCGTGGGTACCGGTGGATATCATGTCTACCTGGGGTTGGGCCCCCGAAGCTGTTGGCGGTGTGGCAACGAAGGCCACCGACGAGAACACTGCGGAGGGGAGCGGGTGAAATTTTGTTCTAGGTGTGGCTGCGTGGGTGTGCTATCACGGGATTGCTGTGCCCGAACCACCGACCGTGACAGAAGACCGCCCTTAACCACCGTCAGCCAGCGAGGAACCCCGAGCCGGAGCGGACCCTCAGGAAGCAGGGCAGAGGCCGTACTCCCGGATCTCCGGTTGAGGCCCGCCACACCGACGCCTGCACCGACGCCGGCACCGACGCCTGTACCGACGCCTGTACCGACGCCTGCACCGACGCCTGAACCGACGCCTGCACAGACGCACATACCGGTACCGTccaaaccgtcgccgcccacaccgTTGCCGACCCCACCGAAAAAGAAGGTGAAAGTGGATTGA